One window of Ziziphus jujuba cultivar Dongzao chromosome 5, ASM3175591v1 genomic DNA carries:
- the LOC107430472 gene encoding NAC domain-containing protein 30: MEMESCVPPGFRFHPTEEELVGYYLKRKIHSLKIDLDVIIDIDLYKMEPWDIQASCKLGYAEQNEWYFFSHKDKKYPTGTRTNRATAAGFWKATGRDKAVLSKERIIGMRKTLVFYKGRAPNGRKTDWIMHEYRLQTSDHAPPQEEGWVVCRAFKKPTPNHRQGYEAWHHAYYVRDHNNHVRLPSSMDLLVTENHMMNNNNNPNINEAASSTFHHRFDHNNSVQEFVSNHIFSDTQLMNELPKLDSPSSISATLATNNESLRQNTTTNGISEEFEDERSNNSSQYIDWKNLDSLLVSQLSDATTSFAQFSNLPSSITENYSEKENYNQHLLGCFPDL, encoded by the exons ATGGAAATGGAATCTTGTGTCCCACCAGGCTTTAGATTTCATCCGAcggaagaagaattggttggtTACTACCTCAAAAGAAAAATTCACTCACTCAAAATTGATCTAGATGTCATCATTGACATTGATCTCTACAAAATGGAGCCGTGGGATATCCaag CGAGTTGCAAGTTGGGGTATGCTGAACAAAATGAATGGTACTTCTTTAGTCACAAAGACAAGAAATACCCAACCGGAACAAGGACTAATAGAGCCACAGCTGCCGGATTTTGGAAGGCAACGGGACGGGACAAGGCGGTGCTTTCGAAGGAAAGAATCATAGGGATGAGGAAGACGCTGGTGTTCTACAAAGGACGAGCTCCAAATGGAAGGAAAACAGACTGGATTATGCATGAATATCGTCTCCAAACATCTGACCATGCACCCCCACAG GAAGAAGGATGGGTTGTTTGCAGGGCATTCAAGAAGCCAACTCCAAATCACAGGCAAGGTTATGAAGCTTGGCACCATGCTTACTATGTCAGAGACCATAACAACCATGTTAGGCTTCCTTCTTCCATGGACCTTCTCGTCACTGAAAATCACATgatgaacaacaacaacaaccctaATATCAACGAAGCTGCTTCGTCGACTTTTCATCATCGATTCGATCATAATAATTCGGTGCAAGAATTCGTCTCCAACCATATATTCTCTGATACCCAGCTCATGAATGAGCTCCCAAAGCTTGATAGCCCTTCTTCCATTTCAGCAACTTTGGCAACCAACAATGAAAGTTTGCGGCAAAACACTACTACTAATGGAATCAGTGAAGAGTTTGAGGATGAAAGAAGCAATAACAGCAGCCAATACATTGATTGGAAAAATTTGGACAGCTTACTTGTTTCTCAATTATCAGATGCAACTACATCCTTTGCTCAATTCTCGAATTTGCCATCTTCCATAACCGAAAATTACagtgagaaagaaaattataaccAACATCTTCTTGGTTGTTTTCCTGATTTGTAG
- the LOC107430457 gene encoding uncharacterized membrane protein At4g09580-like translates to MAAPRNLTVDPGVGRLLKDEENAKEDDSPTGKKPKFEKFPLTKWEVAAALSVFLIFSTGLFCIYLTMPAAAYGKLKLPRTISDLRMLKDHLMTYAQDYPAQFILGYCSTYIFMQTFMIPGTIFMSLLAGALFGVFRGLLLVVFNATAGASSCFFLSKLIGRPLVSWLWPEKLRFFQAEIAKRRERLLNYMLFLRVTPTLPNLFINLASPIVDIPFHIFLSATFLGLIPASYITVRAGLALGDLKSIKDLYDFKTLTVLFLIGSLIIFPTLLKKKRIYE, encoded by the exons ATGGCGGCTCCGAGGAATCTGACGGTAGACCCTGGGGTTGGTAGGCTCCTCAAGGACGAAGAGAATGCGAAAGAGGATGATTCCCCAACTGGGAAGAAACCCAAATTCGAAAAGTTTCCTCTGACGAAATGGGAGGTTGCAGCCGCTCTCAGCGTGTTCTTGATCTTCTCCACCGGTCTCTTCTGTATCTACTTGACCATGCCCGCCGCCGCGTATGGTAAGCTCAAGCTGCCACGCACAATCTCCGATCTCCGGATGCTCAA AGATCATCTCATGACTTATGCACAAGATTATCCGGCACAATTTATTCTTGGATACTGCTCCACTTACATCTTCATGCAGACTTTTATGATTCCTGGAACAATTTTCATGTCCTTGCTAGCTGGAGCTCTTTTTGGTGTTTTCAGAGGCCTTCTCTTGGTTGTCTTCAATGCTACTGCTGGAGCATCATCTTGCTTTTTCTTATCTAAGTTAATTGGCAGGCCTTTAGTTAGTTGGTTGTGGCCAGAAAAGTTGCGATTTTTTCAGGCAGAG ATTGCAAAAAGGAGGGAAAGGCTACTAAATTACATGCTTTTCCTGAGGGTAACTCCTACATTGCCAAACCTTTTTATCAACTTGGCATCTCCAATTGTTGATATACCCTTCCACATTTTCTTGTCGGCAACTTTCCTGGGTCTTATTCCAGCCTCCTATATCACTGTGAGA gCTGGCCTTGCTCTTGGGGATCTCAAGTCAATCAAGGATCTGtatgattttaaaactttgaccGTGCTTTTCCTTATTGGTTCCCTAATCATATTTCCAACccttttgaagaagaaaagaatctATGAATGA